A part of Silvimonas soli genomic DNA contains:
- the grxD gene encoding Grx4 family monothiol glutaredoxin produces MSVQESIRQTVTENPVVLFMKGTPTFPQCGFSSAAVQMLKNCGANFVAVNVLEDPEVRQGIKEFSNWPTIPQLYVKGEFVGGSDIMKELFSSGELQQLLQD; encoded by the coding sequence ATGAGCGTTCAAGAGTCCATCCGCCAGACCGTCACCGAAAACCCGGTTGTCCTTTTCATGAAAGGCACACCGACTTTTCCACAGTGCGGCTTCTCGTCCGCCGCTGTGCAGATGCTGAAAAACTGCGGCGCCAATTTTGTTGCCGTTAACGTACTGGAAGACCCGGAAGTCCGTCAGGGCATCAAAGAGTTCTCCAACTGGCCAACCATTCCACAGCTGTACGTCAAGGGCGAATTCGTCGGCGGTTCGGACATCATGAAAGAACTGTTCAGCTCCGGCGAACTGCAACAATTGCTGCAAGACTGA
- a CDS encoding glycosyltransferase family 9 protein, which translates to MGQYHRSVALQHYMIWNPVLSLVQGLPRMLVLPSSYHRVAVVLAPRLGDSLLLMVLAQNLRLAGKEVVVFGNYPRLLAPWFPDFDLRPALEEATATQSLQEFELVLHMHVGWPLELRKHHARVVYYDEIMAVTGRGIVKLDQIALFCKRHLGLGDASTDNGLRDIERMQYRRYANRVVIHPSSTSELRRWAPERFMELGLALKQKGFEPVFIVGPEEYDKWAWIKPYGLEVPEFPSLAAIASFIHASGWLIGNESGIGHLASNLGIPTLWFAGRGKRARMWRPAWSPARVIYPWFLPTATLRDRFWREVIPVSRVMAAFAKLRKTAQKQLRPPLPAIPPVATITSDRTVPCES; encoded by the coding sequence TTGGGCCAGTACCATCGCAGCGTTGCTCTTCAGCATTATATGATCTGGAACCCGGTCCTTTCTCTTGTACAAGGCCTCCCACGCATGCTGGTGCTCCCTTCCTCTTATCACCGCGTTGCTGTTGTTCTGGCTCCCCGCCTGGGCGACTCCTTGCTACTGATGGTGCTGGCGCAGAATTTGCGGCTTGCCGGCAAGGAGGTGGTGGTATTTGGCAACTATCCGCGGTTACTGGCGCCATGGTTTCCCGACTTCGATTTACGCCCGGCACTGGAAGAAGCAACAGCAACACAAAGCCTGCAAGAATTTGAACTGGTGCTGCACATGCATGTGGGCTGGCCGCTGGAGCTGCGCAAGCATCACGCCCGCGTGGTCTATTACGATGAAATCATGGCCGTCACGGGCCGCGGTATCGTCAAGCTTGATCAGATTGCCTTGTTCTGCAAACGGCATCTAGGCCTGGGCGATGCCAGCACCGACAACGGGCTGCGTGATATCGAGCGCATGCAGTATCGCCGCTATGCCAATCGTGTGGTAATTCACCCATCTTCGACATCAGAGCTACGTCGTTGGGCGCCAGAGCGTTTTATGGAACTCGGGCTCGCCCTCAAACAGAAGGGATTTGAGCCCGTATTTATTGTCGGCCCGGAAGAGTACGACAAGTGGGCGTGGATCAAGCCTTATGGCCTTGAAGTCCCCGAGTTCCCCTCGCTGGCTGCCATCGCCAGCTTCATTCACGCCTCGGGCTGGCTGATTGGCAATGAATCTGGCATTGGACATCTGGCGTCCAATCTGGGCATCCCTACTTTGTGGTTTGCCGGTCGCGGCAAACGTGCCCGGATGTGGCGGCCGGCATGGTCACCAGCGCGGGTGATTTATCCCTGGTTTCTACCCACCGCAACTTTACGTGACCGCTTCTGGCGCGAAGTGATTCCGGTCAGCCGGGTTATGGCCGCGTTTGCAAAGTTAAGAAAAACAGCACAAAAACAACTGAGGCCGCCATTACCAGCAATACCCCCGGTAGCTACCATCACATCAGACAGGACGGTTCCTTGCGAGTCTTGA
- the prmC gene encoding peptide chain release factor N(5)-glutamine methyltransferase: protein MFYTAPMLTYQNLASQSGLDRADIHALFGHLGGFGRAWLIAHGDDPAPDEFVARFNVLAERRRNGEPIAYLTGEKEFFSLPFSVAPGVLIPRPETELLVELALERLPAGAPRILDMGTGSGIIAITLAHECTGARVTALDASPAALAIAGINAARHAPQVTLLLSDWYQALGDAQFDLIVSNPPYIEQHDPHLAQGDLRFEPRSALTDEADGLAHIRTIVAGAPSHLHGGGWLLFEHGYDQGEASRSILAAAGFSAVQTWQDLAGLDRVSGGLAPASRAG from the coding sequence ATGTTTTACACTGCGCCCATGCTTACCTATCAGAATCTTGCCAGCCAAAGCGGGCTGGACCGGGCCGATATCCACGCGCTGTTTGGTCATCTGGGCGGCTTCGGGCGTGCCTGGTTGATTGCGCACGGCGACGATCCCGCACCTGATGAGTTCGTTGCCCGCTTTAATGTGCTGGCCGAACGACGGCGTAATGGCGAACCGATTGCGTATCTCACCGGCGAAAAAGAGTTCTTCAGTTTGCCATTCAGCGTTGCGCCGGGCGTATTGATTCCGCGTCCGGAAACCGAACTGCTGGTGGAACTGGCTTTAGAGCGCCTGCCAGCCGGCGCGCCGCGCATTCTGGATATGGGCACCGGCAGCGGGATTATTGCCATCACTCTGGCGCATGAATGCACCGGTGCCCGCGTCACCGCGCTGGATGCCTCGCCCGCAGCGCTGGCCATTGCCGGGATTAACGCCGCACGCCATGCGCCACAGGTCACTCTGTTGCTGAGTGACTGGTACCAGGCACTCGGTGACGCGCAATTTGATCTGATTGTGTCTAACCCGCCGTATATCGAACAACATGATCCGCATCTGGCCCAAGGCGATCTGCGCTTTGAGCCACGCTCGGCCTTGACTGATGAAGCCGATGGCCTGGCGCACATTCGCACCATTGTGGCGGGGGCGCCGTCCCACTTACACGGCGGCGGCTGGCTATTGTTTGAACATGGCTACGACCAAGGCGAAGCATCCAGATCCATCCTCGCCGCCGCAGGTTTTTCCGCAGTGCAGACTTGGCAAGATCTGGCTGGCCTGGATCGCGTCAGTGGTGGGCTTGCCCCGGCGAGTCGCGCTGGTTAA
- a CDS encoding glycine zipper 2TM domain-containing protein → MKRIVLLMTLAGIAGAAQAAEYGRVINTTPVVQQVSIPQQSCWDEQVQVQQPRTYGGAILGGIFGGLLGNTVGHGNGNVAATAAGAVVGALAGDNLANQNSGVSTQTVRRCSTTQTQQQHTVGYDVTYEYAGQRYTTRMAYDPGREVPIQVNVDGGSAPQQPATTNATTTYVDQPQTVVVQQPAVVYQAAPVYYGAPVIWPAVSINYGYYRGWGGWHGGGYYHH, encoded by the coding sequence ATGAAAAGAATCGTTCTGCTAATGACCCTTGCCGGAATCGCCGGTGCAGCGCAGGCCGCCGAGTACGGCCGCGTTATCAATACCACGCCGGTGGTGCAGCAAGTTTCAATACCGCAGCAGTCATGCTGGGATGAGCAAGTTCAGGTGCAACAACCACGCACCTACGGCGGCGCGATCCTCGGGGGGATTTTTGGTGGTCTGCTGGGTAACACGGTAGGGCACGGCAATGGCAACGTGGCGGCGACAGCTGCCGGTGCCGTAGTCGGGGCTCTGGCTGGTGACAACTTGGCGAATCAGAACAGCGGTGTGAGCACACAAACCGTACGCCGTTGTTCTACCACGCAGACCCAGCAACAACATACCGTTGGCTATGACGTGACTTACGAGTACGCCGGTCAGCGCTACACCACTCGCATGGCCTACGATCCAGGTCGCGAGGTGCCGATTCAGGTAAACGTGGATGGCGGCAGCGCGCCGCAGCAACCGGCTACCACCAATGCCACGACTACCTATGTTGATCAGCCGCAAACCGTGGTCGTACAGCAACCTGCTGTGGTGTATCAGGCCGCGCCGGTTTACTACGGCGCCCCGGTGATCTGGCCTGCTGTGTCGATCAATTATGGGTATTACCGTGGTTGGGGTGGTTGGCATGGTGGCGGCTACTACCATCACTAA
- the corA gene encoding magnesium/cobalt transporter CorA has translation MLTAYGFVEGRLRPVAVESADDLTREGVVWIDSVEPNEHERALLQQVFRLKLNDDEVEDIEDSARCFVDEAGIHLNSFFLHQFNDGADVVTVSFLLNDGRLLSIRNEELAAFRLFRMRARMQADYVHSAEDVLLAIYDVAVEYAADMLEGVYADLDKVSRRVLNRHNVMTDTVMADTVADIATQEDLNGKVRLDLMDTRRSLSFLLRCRVLKQTQEDDLREVLRDLESLNNHTGFLFDKINFLMDALMGLINLQQNKIIKIFSIAAVVFLPPTVIASIYGMNFGAMPELQWHFGYPFALVLMVLSGIAPYWFFKRKGWL, from the coding sequence ATGCTAACCGCATATGGTTTTGTGGAAGGACGACTACGACCGGTGGCCGTGGAATCGGCGGACGATCTCACACGTGAGGGCGTGGTCTGGATTGATTCTGTGGAGCCCAACGAGCACGAACGCGCGCTATTGCAGCAGGTGTTCCGGCTCAAGCTCAATGACGATGAAGTAGAAGATATCGAGGATTCTGCCCGTTGCTTTGTCGACGAGGCCGGTATTCATCTGAACTCGTTTTTTCTGCACCAGTTTAATGATGGCGCAGACGTGGTCACGGTGTCATTCCTGCTCAACGACGGGCGCTTGTTGAGCATCCGCAATGAAGAACTCGCCGCCTTTCGCCTGTTCCGGATGCGGGCGCGCATGCAGGCGGACTATGTGCATTCAGCGGAAGACGTACTGCTGGCCATTTACGACGTCGCCGTTGAGTACGCGGCGGATATGCTCGAAGGCGTTTATGCCGATCTGGACAAGGTCAGCCGCCGGGTGCTGAATCGCCACAATGTGATGACTGACACCGTTATGGCCGATACGGTGGCCGACATCGCCACGCAGGAAGACTTGAACGGCAAAGTGCGGCTGGATTTAATGGACACGCGGCGTTCGCTGTCGTTTTTGCTGCGCTGTCGCGTCCTGAAGCAAACGCAGGAAGATGACCTGCGCGAAGTGCTGCGGGATCTGGAGTCACTGAATAATCACACCGGCTTTCTGTTCGACAAGATCAACTTCTTGATGGACGCGCTGATGGGCTTGATCAACTTGCAGCAGAACAAGATCATCAAGATTTTCTCGATTGCTGCCGTGGTGTTTCTGCCGCCGACGGTCATTGCCAGTATTTACGGCATGAACTTTGGCGCGATGCCGGAATTGCAGTGGCACTTTGGTTATCCGTTTGCGCTCGTGTTGATGGTGCTGTCCGGCATTGCGCCGTACTGGTTTTTCAAGCGCAAAGGTTGGTTGTAG
- the gshA gene encoding glutamate--cysteine ligase, with amino-acid sequence MTVPHLTTALSGPLLDLERRILSAQPEIEHWFRNQWQESTPPFYGSVDLRNAGYKLAPVDMNLFPGGFNNLNPAFHPLGVQAVMSALENMCPDARRVLLIPENHTRNTFYLQNVAALVRIMRMAGLVVRLGTFNPEITEPTTFDLVDGQKLTLEPLVRNGRRIGVAGFDPCAVLLNNDLSAGIPPLLDDVEQIIVPPPHAGWSVRRKTNHFGAYDHVADDFAKLIGIDPWTINPYFAHVDGLDFHNRAGEEQLADAVNSTLAKIRVKYAEHGIDHDPFVIVKANAGTYGMGIMSVKSADEVIGLNRKQRNKMSVVKEGLEVHDVIVQEGVPTFESINDAVAEPVVYMVDRFVVGGFYRVHTGRGPEENLNAPGMHFEPLAFASPCTTPDCDGAPDSAPNRFYSYGVVARLALLAASHEIEATAPEPQLSFAA; translated from the coding sequence ATGACCGTTCCGCATCTCACCACCGCGCTTTCTGGCCCATTGCTGGATCTGGAGCGCCGTATTCTTTCCGCCCAGCCTGAAATCGAGCACTGGTTTCGCAATCAATGGCAAGAATCGACGCCGCCGTTTTATGGTTCGGTGGACTTGCGCAATGCCGGGTACAAGCTCGCTCCGGTCGACATGAACCTGTTCCCGGGGGGGTTCAACAACCTCAATCCGGCATTTCACCCACTGGGTGTACAGGCGGTGATGAGCGCGCTGGAAAACATGTGTCCCGATGCGCGGCGCGTGTTGTTGATTCCGGAAAACCACACTCGCAATACTTTCTACCTGCAAAACGTGGCCGCGCTGGTGCGCATCATGCGCATGGCGGGGCTCGTGGTGCGTCTGGGCACGTTCAACCCTGAAATCACCGAGCCAACCACGTTTGATCTGGTGGATGGCCAGAAGCTCACGCTGGAGCCGCTGGTGCGAAATGGCCGCCGGATTGGCGTAGCCGGGTTTGATCCATGTGCGGTGCTACTGAATAACGATCTGTCTGCGGGTATTCCGCCGCTGCTGGATGATGTCGAACAAATCATTGTGCCGCCACCGCATGCCGGTTGGTCGGTGCGCCGCAAGACCAATCACTTTGGCGCGTACGACCATGTGGCGGACGACTTCGCCAAACTGATCGGGATTGATCCGTGGACCATCAACCCGTACTTCGCTCACGTGGATGGTCTGGATTTCCACAATCGCGCTGGCGAAGAACAACTGGCTGATGCCGTGAACAGCACGCTGGCCAAGATCCGCGTCAAATATGCCGAACACGGCATTGATCACGACCCGTTCGTGATCGTCAAAGCCAATGCCGGTACTTATGGCATGGGCATCATGAGCGTGAAGTCGGCGGACGAAGTGATCGGCCTGAACCGCAAACAACGCAACAAGATGTCGGTGGTCAAGGAAGGGCTGGAAGTGCACGACGTGATCGTGCAAGAAGGCGTGCCGACCTTTGAAAGTATCAATGACGCCGTGGCTGAACCCGTGGTGTACATGGTCGACCGCTTTGTGGTCGGTGGTTTCTATCGCGTGCATACCGGCCGTGGCCCGGAAGAAAACCTCAACGCGCCAGGCATGCATTTCGAGCCGCTGGCGTTTGCCTCGCCGTGTACCACACCAGATTGCGATGGTGCACCGGATAGCGCACCGAACCGCTTCTATTCTTATGGCGTGGTGGCGCGGCTGGCGCTGTTGGCCGCATCGCATGAAATCGAAGCGACAGCACCCGAGCCACAGTTGTCGTTTGCGGCTTGA
- a CDS encoding 5'-nucleotidase, protein MSYSLANQLVVAISSRALFDFEEENTLFETGDASAYKSLQLRKLDEPATPGVAFALVQKLLAFNEGSAHRVEVVILSRNDPVSGLRTFRSAQHHGLTLERGVFTQGRAPFKYLNALNANLFLSVNEADVREALAAGFPAARVYPQSVHAAGLHPHEIRIAFDGDAVLFSDEAERIYQRDGLPAFHQHEHDHVTRPLPAGPFKPLLEALHRLQRAASPIRLRTALVTARSAPAHERAIRTLMDWQIEVDEAMFLGGLEKGPFLREFEPDFFFDDQTGHCLSGALAGPTGQVIAGVANEVES, encoded by the coding sequence ATGTCCTACTCTTTGGCCAATCAATTGGTCGTCGCCATCTCCTCGCGTGCCCTGTTCGATTTCGAAGAAGAAAACACCCTCTTCGAAACGGGTGATGCCTCAGCCTATAAATCGTTACAACTGCGAAAACTGGATGAACCCGCAACGCCGGGCGTGGCCTTCGCTCTGGTGCAAAAGTTGCTCGCTTTCAACGAGGGCAGCGCCCACCGCGTTGAGGTGGTCATTCTTTCGCGCAATGACCCGGTGAGCGGTTTGCGCACTTTTCGCTCGGCCCAGCATCACGGTCTGACGCTCGAGCGCGGCGTATTCACGCAAGGCCGTGCCCCCTTCAAATATCTGAACGCGCTCAACGCCAATCTGTTTCTGTCCGTAAACGAGGCCGACGTACGCGAAGCGCTCGCCGCCGGTTTTCCCGCGGCTCGGGTTTACCCGCAATCGGTACATGCTGCCGGATTGCATCCGCATGAAATCCGCATTGCATTTGATGGCGATGCCGTGCTGTTTTCCGATGAAGCCGAACGCATTTATCAACGCGATGGCCTGCCGGCATTCCACCAGCATGAGCACGATCACGTCACCCGCCCGTTACCGGCCGGTCCGTTCAAGCCGCTGCTCGAAGCCTTGCACCGATTACAACGTGCGGCATCACCAATCCGTTTACGCACAGCGCTGGTCACTGCACGCAGCGCCCCGGCGCATGAACGGGCGATCCGTACCCTGATGGATTGGCAAATTGAAGTGGATGAAGCGATGTTTCTGGGTGGGCTGGAAAAAGGCCCGTTCTTGCGCGAATTTGAGCCCGACTTCTTCTTCGATGATCAAACCGGCCATTGCCTGTCTGGCGCCTTAGCCGGACCAACCGGTCAGGTGATCGCCGGGGTCGCCAACGAAGTCGAATCCTGA